A stretch of the Marivirga tractuosa DSM 4126 genome encodes the following:
- a CDS encoding site-specific integrase — protein MINISFFHNKQKLDSNNEAPIWMTLTFNGYRIRKSIKASKVRIQNWNSTKSRVKKGTVNSKGITAELLNAKLEELEENIKKINKVALRDEIKFTEEYIISKLENPHSIDARTIGFFQAFDEFLKSCKSHKAKNTIKNYTTIRNFLEDYESSTKSKIELDLIDLDFFEKLRDYSFSNLKVADNYFVKIISVLKTFMNWCINKRYTNSTEFRKFKTSEREREVIYLTKDELFTLYNYQFDSKKLEHVKDTFCFSCFTGLRFSDVISLNENSIIDGYIVKNIQKTKEISAKIPLNKYALEIISKYKNTIHSPLPVISQQKYNEYVKQCCEEVGINSLITLIEYRGSNRIEKTIPKYNLITSHVARKTFVTNSLILGMKELVVRNITGHKKEASFKKYVKIADDHKKTEMENTWNKL, from the coding sequence ATGATAAATATTAGTTTCTTCCATAACAAGCAAAAACTTGATAGTAATAACGAAGCTCCTATCTGGATGACTTTGACATTTAATGGTTACCGAATCCGGAAATCAATTAAAGCTTCAAAAGTAAGAATACAAAATTGGAACTCCACAAAATCCAGAGTAAAGAAGGGAACTGTAAATAGTAAAGGTATAACTGCAGAATTACTAAATGCCAAACTTGAGGAGCTTGAAGAAAATATTAAGAAGATAAATAAGGTTGCTCTTAGAGATGAAATAAAGTTTACAGAAGAGTATATAATATCAAAATTAGAAAATCCTCATAGTATTGATGCTAGGACGATAGGCTTCTTCCAAGCATTTGATGAATTTTTAAAATCATGCAAATCACATAAAGCCAAGAATACGATTAAAAATTATACTACCATTAGAAATTTTCTGGAAGATTATGAATCATCTACAAAGTCAAAAATTGAATTAGACCTTATAGACTTAGACTTTTTCGAAAAATTAAGAGATTATTCATTTTCTAATTTAAAAGTTGCGGACAATTATTTTGTCAAGATTATCTCTGTCCTTAAAACCTTCATGAATTGGTGTATCAATAAAAGATATACTAATTCAACTGAATTTAGAAAATTTAAAACCTCTGAAAGAGAAAGAGAGGTAATCTATCTAACAAAGGATGAACTATTCACTCTTTATAATTATCAATTTGATTCAAAGAAATTAGAACATGTAAAAGACACCTTTTGCTTTTCATGCTTTACTGGCTTAAGATTTTCCGATGTTATTTCACTGAATGAAAATAGCATCATAGATGGATACATTGTTAAGAACATCCAAAAGACGAAAGAAATATCAGCCAAAATACCTTTAAACAAGTATGCCTTAGAAATAATATCAAAGTATAAGAATACTATTCACTCTCCCCTACCCGTGATTTCTCAACAAAAATATAATGAATATGTAAAGCAATGCTGTGAAGAAGTTGGTATCAATTCCCTGATAACGCTTATTGAATATAGGGGTAGCAACAGAATAGAAAAGACAATACCAAAATATAACCTAATAACAAGCCATGTGGCTAGAAAAACATTTGTCACTAATTCACTAATTCTTGGAATGAAGGAATTAGTGGTAAGAAATATCACAGGACATA
- a CDS encoding SLC13 family permease, with amino-acid sequence MELSFIITSLVILLAIVLFATEAVRVDLVAIGVMVAWIVFGVLEPAESFTGFANSATLTVTAMFILSSALIRAGVIKLLAPMATRLFNKSYSGAILGMSSGVGLLSAFINNTPVVATFIPIVSKAAKKLNLHPYKFLIPLSYGAILGGTCTLIGTSTNLLVAGIAKDKGFDEIGLFTMAPIGLVFLGVGLLYLMFVGKHLLPKESQVKPLKDESQIKKFLTEVKIKELPDEKKGISIEELFKEKDLSFEVQELRREDNTIRNPKMDTKLQTGDVMLIKGELDKVKKVVADQHLSIVKSITDKYFPEEETKVVEVIIMPGTHLVDKKLKSISFLKNYHSHLLAIRHRGKRKFNDMENIRLKVGDILLLQTSKKGHELLEKAESNPNAPFLSIRESDLDIPDKKKLYISAGVLILVILTATFNILPIVASAWAGVFLLGIFRIISMTDAYRSIDWQVIFLLAGSLSFGAAMQKSGLNDWLVTNFLAFTENQTAPFIMIAGIYLVTMIFTEIMSNNAAAALMAPLSMSIAEALGFSPLPFLIAVMMAGSASFMTPIGYQTNTMVYSAGNYEFKDFFKIGAPLGIIFWIIASLLIPVFYSF; translated from the coding sequence ATGGAGCTATCCTTTATTATTACCAGTTTAGTTATACTGTTAGCTATTGTTTTATTTGCTACGGAAGCTGTTCGCGTAGATTTGGTAGCAATTGGAGTAATGGTAGCTTGGATTGTATTTGGTGTTTTGGAACCAGCTGAAAGTTTCACTGGCTTTGCAAACAGTGCAACACTCACCGTCACGGCTATGTTTATTTTAAGTAGTGCGTTGATAAGGGCTGGTGTCATAAAATTATTGGCGCCTATGGCTACTCGCCTTTTTAACAAGTCATACAGTGGAGCTATTTTGGGAATGAGTTCTGGGGTGGGGCTGTTATCTGCATTTATTAATAACACGCCCGTTGTGGCAACGTTTATTCCAATAGTTTCAAAAGCAGCTAAGAAACTTAATTTACACCCTTACAAATTTTTAATACCATTATCATATGGAGCTATATTGGGGGGGACTTGCACTTTAATCGGTACCTCTACTAATCTTTTAGTAGCAGGTATTGCTAAAGATAAGGGTTTCGATGAAATTGGCTTGTTTACCATGGCACCTATTGGACTAGTATTTTTAGGGGTGGGATTACTGTATTTGATGTTTGTAGGTAAGCATTTATTACCAAAGGAGTCTCAGGTCAAGCCTTTAAAAGATGAAAGTCAGATCAAAAAATTCTTGACTGAAGTTAAAATAAAAGAATTGCCTGATGAGAAAAAGGGTATTAGCATAGAAGAATTATTCAAGGAAAAAGATTTAAGTTTTGAAGTACAGGAGTTAAGAAGAGAGGATAATACCATCAGAAATCCAAAGATGGATACGAAGCTCCAAACAGGAGATGTGATGTTGATTAAAGGGGAACTTGATAAGGTAAAGAAAGTAGTAGCCGATCAGCACCTATCCATAGTAAAATCTATAACGGATAAGTATTTCCCCGAAGAAGAGACCAAAGTAGTGGAAGTGATTATTATGCCCGGTACTCACTTGGTTGATAAAAAATTGAAAAGCATTAGTTTTTTGAAAAATTATCATTCTCACTTATTGGCTATTCGGCACAGAGGTAAACGAAAATTTAATGATATGGAAAATATCCGCTTGAAAGTAGGGGATATTTTGTTGTTACAAACCAGTAAAAAAGGTCACGAACTTTTAGAAAAGGCAGAAAGCAACCCTAATGCACCTTTCTTATCTATTAGAGAAAGTGATCTGGACATACCGGATAAAAAGAAGTTGTATATATCAGCTGGTGTTTTAATATTGGTGATTTTAACGGCTACCTTTAATATTCTACCCATCGTTGCCTCTGCCTGGGCAGGTGTGTTTTTATTGGGCATTTTCAGGATTATTAGTATGACAGATGCCTATCGATCTATAGATTGGCAAGTAATATTTTTGCTAGCAGGGTCCTTGAGTTTTGGCGCAGCTATGCAGAAGAGTGGATTGAATGATTGGTTGGTTACTAATTTTTTAGCATTTACAGAAAATCAAACTGCTCCATTTATTATGATAGCGGGTATATATTTGGTGACTATGATTTTTACTGAAATTATGTCTAATAATGCAGCTGCTGCTTTGATGGCCCCACTTTCCATGTCTATAGCAGAAGCATTAGGATTTAGTCCTTTACCTTTTTTAATAGCGGTGATGATGGCAGGTAGTGCCAGCTTTATGACACCGATAGGATATCAAACGAACACTATGGTTTACAGTGCTGGGAATTATGAATTCAAGGATTTCTTTAAAATTGGGGCTCCGCTAGGCATTATTTTTTGGATAATTGCTTCCTTACTTATCCCTGTTTTTTATTCTTTTTAG
- a CDS encoding Y-family DNA polymerase: MRENTTRFIIHLDMDTLFVSVEHFLDSTLNGQPVIVGGGHRGVVAACSLKLGRMVCIRQRSVYI; this comes from the coding sequence ATGCGAGAAAACACTACCAGATTCATCATTCATTTAGATATGGACACCTTATTCGTATCTGTCGAACATTTTTTAGATTCAACCCTAAATGGTCAGCCCGTTATCGTTGGGGGCGGACACCGAGGTGTGGTAGCTGCCTGTAGTTTGAAACTAGGGCGTATGGTATGCATTCGGCAGCGTAGTGTGTACATTTGA
- a CDS encoding helix-turn-helix domain-containing protein, giving the protein MSLINNNIKYLRKEKGWTQQDLADELGVKRPQIGSYEEGRADPRIQTLLKLSDLFNVSVDDLLGKDLSSPMVVTKKPTKVLAITVDSQERENIELVPQKASAGYTNGYADPEYLQELPRFQLPNLPRNSTYRAFEISGDSMLPLEPGTIIIGEYVESPDSIRNGKTYIIVSEQEGVVYKRVFNYAEEKGVLFMVSDNTVYSPYEIPIESVMEIWEAKAFISTQFPDVKNNENPPMSLRELTDIVLEIKEEVTKLKR; this is encoded by the coding sequence ATGAGCTTAATTAATAACAATATTAAATACCTCAGAAAGGAGAAGGGGTGGACGCAGCAAGACTTAGCTGATGAGTTAGGAGTGAAGCGCCCGCAGATTGGATCTTATGAAGAGGGTAGAGCAGACCCAAGGATTCAAACTTTACTGAAATTATCCGATCTATTTAATGTCAGTGTAGATGATTTATTGGGAAAGGATTTATCCAGCCCGATGGTGGTTACTAAAAAACCGACTAAAGTTTTGGCAATTACAGTGGATAGCCAAGAAAGAGAAAACATTGAATTAGTCCCTCAAAAAGCTTCTGCCGGCTATACCAATGGCTATGCAGATCCTGAATATTTGCAAGAACTCCCACGTTTTCAATTGCCAAATTTGCCTCGAAATAGTACTTATCGCGCATTTGAAATCAGTGGTGATTCTATGTTGCCTTTGGAGCCGGGCACTATCATTATTGGTGAATATGTGGAAAGTCCTGATTCAATCCGAAATGGTAAAACCTACATCATCGTAAGTGAGCAGGAAGGTGTGGTATATAAAAGAGTGTTCAATTATGCTGAGGAAAAAGGCGTGTTATTTATGGTTTCAGATAATACCGTTTATTCTCCTTATGAAATTCCCATTGAGAGCGTAATGGAGATTTGGGAGGCAAAAGCTTTTATTAGTACCCAATTTCCTGATGTGAAAAATAATGAAAATCCTCCTATGAGCTTAAGAGAACTTACTGACATTGTGCTAGAAATTAAAGAGGAAGTGACAAAGTTGAAAAGGTAA